A single genomic interval of Panthera uncia isolate 11264 chromosome A1 unlocalized genomic scaffold, Puncia_PCG_1.0 HiC_scaffold_17, whole genome shotgun sequence harbors:
- the ICE1 gene encoding little elongation complex subunit 1 isoform X1, translating into MMPGETHSAAPGTAADLSRCQGCASLQQNLNEYVEALITLKQKIINTDNLLTEYQKKFSQLQFARRENSTLHHQVEQMLQKISPLQKCQEELGSLKAELEEKKSSLKLYQDTHQEYARVKEECLKTDAQKKKLEAKVKKLEEAAVKQTQDFKQLRTEKKILEKEFRKTQERLDEFSKQKTAKELRHIGTQISSDSYGSIDKRKVKLLLKELWLCINTTHRLPGEGSRCVPEKPAKENPPAPRESQDAGAPPPAGGGPLRAAAVQTCLTELSMEIEGDFPACKSVGTEGPGAAAHRPERVSPEGRNPEVLLHRSEQDSADFSDRDRFFDEDLQAAVDFFRLPPPLLSPVPSPPLVSLPHLSTLPSSLAPETYFGEYTDSSDDESSQPRNSAASVSEDETSESHYFGSSRRSDGRRDTREEKLPSHEASRTLTALEVNRVTAVGFGTVTEALREPSATRALAREQPWAVSSEATSDRERGIVDEAQRPREGREVDKSVQTENTLDDTARSVCGGTSGLEAQDGAAAPWRADVHHPPLGSRPFGDLVESEGKSLLSEMIGSPKPQFTTWTLTNEIPFESDHVSISDHFQGMCRVLGKDRDVRRFILGASPEPADDAGHTVGTTGLGVDARLSSSPTSGASSVCSDSQPSSDAHPPPDSAPTELQRSEQKLRAEAFTLLDLQPEPPECPAGENHLENSLYALSPELGPSHFSNLSSSEVEGTDVGKGMPRVCSLPQSVFVNAAKEAQCRSQGPRTEPSLTRADSTPLVESQCGLTKSGFGFGKSPSWHQSDLLRRGSEERLRAKSEHEHKTDRQLQKAVPALENRGPASRPELARGNNPAGLRAAPSLLPNQVSVITKQARPETAHGARSEHWGPQRTEPAFVTASGAGRGGEREDPAWNMPGAAATGGTSPQVSASRRKLDFSFPSGSLPVENPHCSTGSKLSFSCEKIPVPNQDVLTGASAPEAVQEQGLLLRAPNLDSSGLPVDGRLPATPAPVSRSFPGAGAPCGGSGRSGGGALAVPEDPPGGRQSLRGSLELPSPTPGGASPGDPGTSGTALPSAGLGKDEETRGVPPGALAAAPCCYTGIREAGGGDTEVEESEAPSCSEGESEPEAVTGAARHGAASASGEGGGALGAGAAESKPSVEVGCLTSALQDFNISTLSEIDGLSTSEVVMFLESCQLRDYSSGDSVSECSSKGTLSKDMSKELKPGEPSGEKYRKQLCEEEALETPEEWLESEEEDGPLRGTRRLSRRSLETLSEVLTKIGQELQASCEGPAGEDAADFVLFNVHDAVTAGPVREHGPPREAGDPSPLPTGTPPPAAGLAGEGGSPGGGPAGNGSAPSGPEAASHVTSPNRGGEEGLSEAAEPSALHADSGAGQTAERGAEGEAETTFQCQISTVTSEVINVLINKDQNLVIEKGDHWTIINGVALMPNVDQVILCDTPEDIAVSPEPGGPGAGFISVTAVDKSPETGHPGLAFPEPQGGSLPGAQEEISSSSQSTNFDKSRLRNRPVKPSVRLSSEIYDQNFESQVVASDHTYFNSKLEPFGKNKNRSKVTNKDQSNKPAKTSASSRVEANQSEGSQSFLGERENAKTQRNQTQTILANADTSTPTDCSDTLSKIRQEVGPPLPPLLAPLVATPPRTSRPVSPLIATSTPSSPASPIGPISPLCEIPVPPAMSPLPEEPGCPSPPRTSPSPSTAAAGERILSSPLQFCAATPKHALPVPGRLPPFASAHAAVAGPQENSVKILDSMYPELSARARTLNILKGNIQLARGPPADCKNLAGPVGAITGFKAITSTSTAFVKTGGSSGSDCSQDKSKDTGTHQDSGGKRTLSASTLRSAKRLRLDSGSPEPEPGSAAAEGVHKTVRRSLPQAEGVTTEEERGALLTVSTASQLPPNPKETVESHDKAIADALKKIAESSFDLLPVIRSHVYVGNISKKPVMRDQEKEVVHEFSTTKKHLAECLLHSILSELKIQKISLERSYIHALCRVYVGICRQLGDLERARLFCYSLLKEDFPESEKLTLFIANMWHDIFISQSVINKAMQLVARQRAKGEVRNCLRAFLNWEKNAPVDVGFMVSKLLLTIQLCPKTEFQSSEKFGEDLSDNTWEYIFAIDLLCCHQKWIWTHDNIISKELWPVMDKWIKYRKGHANIAYTPDIIIASILRLIGRLGQLGLKEGFPSAVKSISSVIGMFIQHAQDEDIPWGIQLAAVYALCDLSPSNPAEISRILEAWRRETSHSVPSAVLSCLEEVSCLCAEEVG; encoded by the exons GAAGAAGAAGCTAGAAGCCAAGGTGAAGAAGCTGGAAG AGGCTGCTGTTAAGCAAACTCAGGACTTCAAGCAACTGAGGACTGAGAAGAAGATACTCGAGAAGGAATTTAGGAAGACACAG GAACGGCTGGATGAATTCTCTAAACAGAAAACTGCAAAGG AGTTGAGACATATTGGAACACAAATTTCAAGCGATTCTTACGGAAGCATAGATAAAA GAAAAGTAAAACTGCTTCTGAAGGAACTCTGGCTCTGTATCAACACAACACACAGACTACCTGGTGAAGGCAGCAGGTGTGTCCCAG AAAAACCCGCCAAAGAAAACCCCCCCGCACCCAGAGAGTCCCAAGATGCTGGCGCACCCCCTCCGGCGGGAGGCGGTCCCCTCAGAGCCGCAGCCGTGCAGACGTGCCTGACGGAACTGTCCATGGAGATAGAGGGCGACTTCCCTGCCTGTAAGAGTGTGGGAACAGAGGGGCCCGGTGCCGCTGCTCACCGTCCCGAACGCGTGTCTCCCGAGGGCCGGAATCCTGAGGTCCTGCTGCACAGGAGTGAGCAGGACAGCGCTGACTTCTCTGATCGTGATCGCTTTTTTGATGAAGATCTCCAGGCTGCAGTCGACTTCTTCAGACTTCCCCCTCCTCTTTTGTCTCCGGTGCCGTCCCCGCCTCTGGTGTCCTTACCGCACCTGAGCACGTTACCTTCTTCGCTCGCACCT GAAACCTACTTCGGAGAGTATACGGATTCCAGTGACGATGAGTCGTCCCAACCTAGAAATTCTGCCGCGTCTGTTTCAGAAGATGAGACGTCTGAATCGCATTACTTTGGCTCATCCAGGAGAAGTGATGGAAGGAGGGATACGCGGGAGGAAAAGCTCCCATCGCATgaagcctccagaactctgactGCACTGGAAGTAAACAGAGTGACAGCGGTTGGGTTTGGGACAGTCACAGAGGCCCTGAGAGAGCCTTCAGCCACACGCGCTTTAGCTCGCGAGCAACCCTGGGCAGTGTCCTCGGAAGCCACGAGTGACAGGGAAAGAGGCATTGTAGATGAGGCGCAGAGACCGAGAGAGGGTCGCGAGGTGGACAAGTCGGTGCAGACGGAGAACACGCTCGATGACACGGCACGAAGCGTGTGTGGGGGGACGTCTGGCCTCGAGGCCCAGGACGGGGCGGCGGCCCCCTGGAGGGCTGACGTGCATCACCCTCCCCTCGGCAGCAGACCGTTCGGTGACCTCGTGGAATCTGAAGGAAAGAGCCTGCTGTCCGAAATGATAGGATCGCCCAAACCACAGTTTACCACGTGGACACTGACAAACGAAATCCCTTTTGAATCGGATCATGTATCCATTTCTGACCACTTTCAGGGAATGTGTAGAGTATTGGGAAAAGACAGAGATGTTCGGAGGTTCATTTTAGGAGCCTCGCCTGAACCAGCAGACGACGCAGGTCACACAGTGGGCACCACGGGGCTCGGTGTTGACGCCAGGCTTTCTTCCTCTCCTACCTCGGGGGCATCGTCCGTGTGCAGTGACTCCCAGCCTTCCTCTGATGCACACCCTCCTCCTGACTCCGCCCCCACCGAGCTGCAGCGCTCAGAACAGAAGCTACGAGCTGAGGCCTTCACCTTGCTGGACCTGCAGCCCGAGCCCCCAGAGTGTCCTGCCGGAGAGAACCATCTGGAAAACAGCTTGTATgctttgagccccgagttgggacCATCACATTTTAGTAACCTAAGTAGCAGTGAGGTCGAGGGCACAGACGTTGGGAAAGGCATGCCCAGAGTCTGTTCGCTTCCGCAGTCGGTGTTTGTAAACGCTGCGAAAGAGGCACAGTGTCGAAGTCAGGGTCCGAGAACTGAGCCCTCCCTGACCAGGGCGGATTCCACGCCGTTGGTGGAGTCTCAGTGCGGCTTGACCAAGAGTGGGTTTGGCTTCGGGAAAAGCCCTTCCTGGCACCAGAGTGACCTGTTAAGGAGAGGTAGCGAGGAAAGGCTGAGAGCTAAATCAGAACACGAACACAAGACTGACCGTCAGTTACAAAAGGCAGTGCCAGCCTTAGAAAACAGGGGACCCGCGTCCAGGCCTGAACTTGCCAGAGGAAATAACCCCGCGGGGCTCAGGGCCGCTCCGTCACTGTTGCCTAACCAAGTTTCGGTGATCACCAAGCAGGCCAGACCCGAAACGGCACACGGGGCTAGGTCAGAGCACTGGGGGCCGCAGAGGACTGAGCCTGCCTTCGTGACGGCGTCTGGAGCGGGacgtggtggagagagagaggacccggCCTGGAATATGCCGGGGGCGGCTGCTACGGGGGGGACCTCGCCACAAGTTTCTGCCTCAAGGAGAAAATTAGATTTCAGTTTTCCCAGCGGTTCTTTACCTGTAGAAAATCCTCACTGTTCCACAGGTAGCAAACTGTCTTTCTCTTGTGAAAAGATCCCAGTCCCAAACCAGGATGTCCTGACGGGAGCCTCGGCACCGGAAGCAGTACAGGAGCAAGGTCTGCTCCTCCGTGCCCCGAATCTGGACTCGTCCGGGCTGCCTGTGGATGGACGCCTTCCGGCCACGCCGGCACCCGTGTCGAGAAGCTTTCCTGGTGCAGGAGCACCGTGTGGGGGCTCGGGCAGATCTGGCGGGGGGGCCCTGGCCGTGCCCGAGGACCCTCCTGGCGGGCGGCAGAGCCTGAGGGGGTCTCTGGAGCTGCCGTCGCCGACCCCGGGCGGCGCTTCTCCCGGAGACCCAGGCACCTCCGGGACGGCGCTCCCGTCGGCGGGTCTCGGAAAAGATGAAGAGACGCGCGGCGTCCCTCCGGGTGCCCTGGCCGCGGCCCCGTGTTGTTACACGGGCATccgggaggcgggaggcggcGACACGGAGGTGGAAGAGAGCGAGGCGCCCAGCTGCAGCGAGGGCGAGAGCGAGCCCGAGGCCGTGACGGGGGCCGCCCGGCACGGGGCCGCCAGCGCCTCCGGGGAAGGTGGGGGAGCCCTGGGGGCCGGCGCGGCCGAGAGCAAGCCCTCCGTGGAGGTGGGGTGTCTGACCTCGGCCCTGCAGGACTTCAACATCAGTACTCTCTCGGAGATAGACGGACTTTCTACGTCCGAGGTCGTCATGTTTCTCGAAAGTTGTCAGTTGAGAGATTATAGTTCCGGGGACTCTGTTTCAGAATGTTCTAGCAAAGGAACCCTGAGTAAGGACATGAGCAAAGAGTTAAAGCCAGGTGAGCCATCAGGAGAAAAGTACAGGAAGCAGCTGTGTGAAGAAGAAGCGCTTGAAACCCCGGAAGAGTGGCTCGAGTCCGAGGAGGAGGACGGGCCCCTGCGGGGCACGCGGCGGCTCTCTCGGCGCTCTCTGGAAACGCTGTCAGAGGTCCTCACCAAGATCGGACAGGAGCTTCAGGCCAGCTGCGAGGGCCCCGCCGGAGAGGATGCTGCCGATTTCGTGCTCTTCAACGTGCACGACGCCGTGACCGCCGGGCCCGTCCGAGAGCACGGCCCACCTCGGGAAGCGGGGGACCCCTCGCCACTGCCCACGGGTACGCCCCCTCCAGCAGCCGGCCTGGCCGGCGAGGGCGGCTCTCCCGGCGGCGGTCCCGCGGGGAACGGAAGCGCCCCCAGTGGACCCGAGGCCGCTTCCCACGTCACCAGCCCGAAccgtggtggggaggagggcctgTCAGAAGCGGCGGAGCCCTCAGCCCTGCACGCCGACTCGGGAGCGGGGCAGACGGCGGAGCGCGGTGCCGAAGGGGAGGCAGAAACGACATTCCAGTGCCAGATCTCTACGGTGACCTCCGAGGTCATCAATGTGCTGATCAACAAGGATCAGAATCTAGTCATTGAAAAGGGGGACCACTGGACCATCATCAACGGGGTGGCTCTCATGCCAAACGTGGACCAGGTTATACTGTGCGACACTCCGGAGGACATCGCTGTCTCCCCGGAGCCGGGAGGCCCGGGAGCCGGTTTCATCTCCGTCACTGCTGTGGACAAGTCTCCAGAGACCGGTCACCCTGGCCTCGCGTTTCCGGAGCCCCAGGGCGGCAGCCTCCCGGGTGCCCAGGAAGAAATCTCCAGCAGTAGTCAGAGCACCAACTTCGATAAAAGTCGCTTGCGCAACAGGCCGGTCAAACCTAGTGTGAGGCTTAGCTCCGAAATCTACGACCAGAACTTTGAGTCTCAGGTGGTTGCGTCCGATCACACGTATTTTAACTCAAAACTAGAGCCGTTTGGCAAGAATAAGAATCGATCCAAGGTGACCAACAAAGATCAGTCAAACAAGCCAGCAAAGACCTCAGCGTCAAGCAGAGTTGAAGCTAATCAGAGTGAAGGCTCCCAGTCATTTTTAGGGGAAAGAGAGAACGCAAAAACCCAGAGAAATCAAACTCAGACCATCCTAGCCAATGCGGACACGTCGACCCCCACGGACTGTTCTGACACCCTGAGTAAAATACGGCAGGAGGTGGGGCCCCCTCTGCCACCCTTGCTTGCTCCTTTGGTTGCCACCCCTCCCCGGACTTCCCGGCCGGTGTCTCCTCTGATAGCCACTTCCACTCCCTCCTCGCCCGCCTCTCCCATCGGCCCCATTTCTCCCTTGTGTGAAATTCCGGTGCCTCCTGCGATGTCTCCTTTGCCGGAAGAGCCCGGATGCCCCTCGCCCCCGCGCACGTCCCCGTCCCCATCCACCGCAGCAGCCGGCGAGAGGATCCTGTCGTCTCCCCTGCAGTTCTGTGCTGCGACGCCAAAGCATGCCCTCCCTGTGCCGGGCCGCCTCCCCCCCTTTGCTTCCGCCCATGCGGCTGTGGCCGGACCCCAGGAGAATTCCGTCAAAATCCTTGACAGCATGTACCCGGAGTTGTCTGCCAGGGCCCGCACCCTCAACATCCTCAAAGGGAACATTCAGCTCGCCCGGGGCCCACCTGCTGACTGTAAGAACTTAGCAGGGCCCGTCGGCGCCATCACAGGATTCAAAGCAATCACGTCAACGTCAACCGCCTTTGTGAAAACGGGGGGCAGCTCTGGGAGTGACTGCAGTCAGGATAAGTCCAAAGATACGGGGACTCACCAGGACTCAGGTGGGAAAAGGACGTTGTCTGCATCTACGCTGAGGAGCGCTAAGAGACTGCGGCTGGACAGCGGGTCCCCAGAACCAGAACCCGGGAGCGCCGCCGCAGAAGGAGTCCACAAGACCGTCCGGAGGAGCCTCCCTCAGGCTGAAGGCGTGacgacagaggaggagagaggtgcTCTTCTGACCGTCAGCACAGCCTCACAGTTGCCTCCAAACCCGAAAGAAACTGTAGAGTCCCACGACAAAGCCATAGCTGACGCGCTGAAGAAGATTGCAGAGTCGTCTTTTGATCTCCTGCCTGTCATCCGGAGTCACGTGTATGTGGGAAATATCTCCAAAAAGCCCGTAATGAGAGATCAAGAGAAGGAAGTTGTTCACGAATTCAGCACGACCAAAAAG CATCTAGCAGAGTGCTTGCTTCACTCCATCCTCTCAGAACTGAAGATTCAGAAGATCTCCCTGGAGCGCAGTTACATCCACGCCCTCTGCAGGGTGTACGTGGGCATATGCCGGCAACTGGGAGACTTGGAGCGAGCCCGCCTGTTTTGCTACAGCCTACTGAAGGAAG ATTTTCCGGAATCAGAAAAATTGACTTTGTTCATTGCAAACatgtggcatgatatatttatttCCCAGTCGGTGATTAATAAAGCAATGCAGCTGGTTGCCAGGCAGCGTGCGAAAGGAGAGGTTCGGAACTGTCTGAGAGCATTCCTCAACTGGGAAAAG AATGCTCCTGTGGATGTGGGTTTCATGGTTTCTAAGCTGCTTTTGACCATACAGCTGTGTCCAAAAACAGAATTCCAGTCCAGTGAAAAATTTGGTGAGGATTTGAGTGATAACACTTGGGAGTACATATTTGCCATTGACCTGCTGTGCTGCCACCAGAAATGGATTTGGACACATGATAACATTATAAG TAAAGAGCTGTGGCCCGTCATGGATAAGTGGATAAAATACCGAAAAGGACATGCAAACATTGCATATACTCCCGACATTATTATAGCATCAATTCTGAGGCTGATTG GTCGGTTGGGCCAGTTGGGCTTGAAGGAAGGGTTCCCGTCTGCTGTGAAAAGCATCAGCTCCGTCATCGGCATGTTTATTCAGCACGCCCAGGACGAAG ATATACCGTGGGGCATACAGCTAGCAGCTGTGTACGCGCTTTGCGATCTGAGTCCCAGCAACCCAGCGGAGATCTCCCGCATCCTGGAAGCCTGGCGCAGAGAGACCTCTCACAGCGTTCCCTCCGCGGTGCTCAGCTGCCTGGAGGAAGTCAGCTGCCTGTGCGCCGAGGAGGTGGGCTAA